The following are from one region of the Fibrobacter succinogenes genome:
- the thrC gene encoding threonine synthase gives MSQFNAHFRNINGDDTYPLTDVIYRSKVDGSLLEVEHDRAALASRSPEEWKKLFAERRMSFKPEDMSGIWSKREMVLPDIPVEDIVTMREGWSPLFDAAPLAKDLGIGSLKVKLCGNSHTGSFKDLGMTVLVSQVNHIIKKNIHPIDAVACASTGDTSAALSAYCAKAGIPSIVFLPAGKTSTAQLIQPISNGSIVLALDTDFDGCMKIVQEVTKDNRIYLANSMNSLRVEGQKTISPEICQELGWTVPDTVIIPGGNLGNVSALAKGFEDCKAMGLIDRIPRIIVAQAENANPFYRAYTRGFDKLEPVQAKKTLASAIQIGNPVSYPKAVRAIQKTNGMVVSVTEEELANAAHRGDRIGLYCCPHTGVALGALEKLCAEGKIAKDENVVVISTAHGLKFTEFKVAYHEQKLENIASKYANPVFKAPAEIGAVMDILKKEMAARRR, from the coding sequence ATGTCTCAGTTTAACGCTCATTTCAGAAACATCAACGGCGACGATACCTACCCGCTGACCGACGTCATTTACCGCAGCAAGGTGGACGGTAGCCTGCTCGAAGTCGAACACGACCGCGCAGCGCTCGCCAGCCGCAGCCCCGAAGAATGGAAGAAGCTCTTTGCCGAACGCCGCATGAGCTTTAAGCCCGAAGACATGAGCGGTATCTGGAGCAAGCGTGAAATGGTGCTCCCGGACATTCCGGTCGAAGACATCGTCACCATGCGCGAAGGCTGGAGCCCGCTCTTTGATGCCGCTCCGCTCGCAAAAGATCTTGGCATCGGAAGCCTCAAGGTAAAACTCTGCGGCAACTCCCATACAGGTAGCTTCAAGGACCTCGGCATGACAGTTCTCGTCAGCCAAGTGAACCACATCATCAAGAAGAATATCCACCCGATCGACGCTGTTGCTTGCGCTTCTACCGGCGACACCTCTGCAGCCCTCAGCGCCTACTGCGCCAAGGCAGGCATCCCGTCTATCGTGTTCCTCCCGGCCGGCAAGACCAGCACCGCTCAGCTCATCCAGCCGATTTCTAACGGCAGCATCGTGCTCGCACTCGACACCGACTTTGACGGTTGCATGAAGATTGTCCAGGAAGTCACGAAGGACAACCGCATTTACCTCGCCAACTCCATGAACAGCCTCCGCGTTGAAGGCCAGAAGACGATTTCTCCGGAAATCTGCCAGGAACTCGGCTGGACCGTTCCTGACACAGTGATTATCCCGGGCGGAAACCTCGGTAACGTGAGCGCACTCGCCAAAGGCTTCGAAGACTGCAAGGCCATGGGCCTCATCGACCGCATCCCGCGCATCATCGTCGCTCAAGCCGAAAACGCAAACCCGTTCTACCGCGCCTATACACGCGGTTTTGACAAGCTCGAACCGGTTCAGGCCAAGAAGACCCTCGCATCTGCCATTCAGATCGGTAACCCCGTCAGCTACCCGAAGGCTGTTCGCGCAATCCAGAAGACAAACGGCATGGTCGTAAGCGTCACTGAAGAAGAACTCGCAAACGCCGCTCACCGCGGCGACCGCATCGGTCTTTACTGCTGCCCGCACACGGGTGTCGCTCTCGGCGCACTCGAAAAACTTTGTGCAGAAGGCAAGATTGCAAAGGACGAAAACGTTGTCGTTATCAGCACGGCACACGGTCTCAAGTTCACAGAATTCAAGGTCGCCTATCACGAACAAAAGCTCGAAAACATCGCTAGCAAATATGCAAACCCGGTGTTCAAAGCCCCTGCTGAAATCGGCGCCGTCATGGACATCTTGAAGAAAGAAATGGCCGCCCGCCGTCGCTAA
- a CDS encoding glycosyltransferase family 8 protein — protein MAMEQIHIPVILSSDNNQVNAMAVVMTSAIETASEGSYYDFYCFLSDNVTEENRERLLKCRENSRKNCSVTLVDMSKYFDNNAIQYSGKVGMVHSVTTPALYRLKAPSVLSHLDKVLYLDTDTMVRTDLRELFETPMDNVYMAGVPVVWAQIKKSDRNRWLKQSGIPGMDFYVNSGVLLMNLKAMREDDVESKCLALVGKKEFAPLDPADQLILNYVCYGKIGFVPCRYNVTMSNIKHAKRMTALYSAKEVREAFDDPSVIHWTGAGKPWKYYDVLLAHEWWRRYMQSPFKDVPLNRMAKPGTLGNWWRLLKKVFK, from the coding sequence ATGGCTATGGAACAAATTCACATCCCGGTAATCCTTTCGAGCGACAATAACCAGGTGAATGCCATGGCTGTTGTGATGACGTCTGCCATTGAAACGGCGAGCGAAGGATCGTACTACGATTTTTATTGCTTTTTGTCGGACAACGTAACCGAAGAAAATCGCGAACGTTTGTTAAAGTGCCGCGAAAACTCTCGCAAGAATTGTTCCGTGACGCTGGTGGACATGTCTAAGTATTTTGACAATAATGCCATCCAGTACAGTGGCAAAGTCGGGATGGTGCATTCTGTGACAACGCCTGCGCTTTATCGTTTGAAAGCTCCGTCGGTGCTTTCGCATTTGGATAAAGTTTTGTATCTCGATACCGATACGATGGTGCGTACGGATTTGCGTGAACTTTTTGAAACGCCGATGGACAATGTTTACATGGCGGGCGTGCCTGTCGTTTGGGCGCAAATCAAAAAGAGCGATCGCAATCGCTGGCTCAAGCAAAGCGGGATTCCTGGCATGGACTTTTACGTGAACAGCGGTGTGCTTTTGATGAACCTCAAGGCCATGCGCGAAGACGATGTGGAAAGCAAGTGCTTAGCGCTTGTGGGCAAAAAGGAATTTGCTCCGCTCGACCCTGCTGATCAGCTGATTCTGAATTACGTGTGCTACGGAAAAATCGGTTTTGTGCCTTGCCGCTACAATGTGACCATGAGCAATATCAAGCATGCTAAGCGAATGACGGCGCTGTATTCTGCAAAAGAAGTTCGCGAAGCGTTTGACGATCCGTCCGTGATTCATTGGACGGGTGCGGGCAAGCCATGGAAATATTACGATGTGCTCTTGGCGCACGAATGGTGGCGCCGCTATATGCAATCGCCGTTCAAGGACGTTCCGCTGAATCGCATGGCAAAACCGGGAACACTAGGCAACTGGTGGCGCCTCCTCAAGAAAGTTTTTAAGTGA
- a CDS encoding oligosaccharide flippase family protein: MDSIQADKKYLQKSTLITLVGTGLKVIAPVLTIVIARVFGKEIFGIYVSTQLLVLTLARVSVIGLDKGLLRHLPQNKVCGRPAHEGIIESLRLAFVIALVISSIIWVGAYFGLQSISTGLAMLSSIEISLYALSIVPYTILLLFAGASDGNRHPQYKIFINEFVVMTLAPVIALSLHYTGFDDKLALPVGFFASNMLGIFVYIFLINKQFPEIEWFTNKFVPKELLNFSIPIGFTEIIASFLLRVDMWMVLALLGPEAVGIYAVMVTVSNGLKTIRSSYDPILQPVVAGMSRERLKTDLKPVFSYCVSMVTIIQLAIGFFIVLFPEQTMMIAGKSFITKENPVAVFGILIIGNLINGFFGLSGAVVTGLGKSKFMLMMNIVSLVFAVTMNRICIPIFGIAGAALSCMSYQVLQCIWMNAYLRRMGYWPYQKSLIIQGIWIVSLVTVYIVLNTVFSATLLSKGVFYGVVILLLLLTFWKQGLAKKNLSSEKN; this comes from the coding sequence ATGGATTCTATACAAGCAGATAAAAAATATTTACAGAAAAGTACCTTAATTACGTTAGTGGGAACGGGACTCAAGGTGATTGCTCCGGTTCTTACGATTGTTATTGCGCGTGTATTTGGCAAGGAAATCTTTGGTATATATGTTTCAACGCAGCTTTTGGTGCTGACGCTTGCCCGCGTTTCGGTGATAGGTCTAGACAAAGGCTTGCTGCGCCATTTGCCGCAAAATAAGGTGTGTGGCCGCCCTGCTCATGAAGGAATCATTGAATCGCTCAGGTTGGCGTTTGTGATTGCGCTTGTTATTTCGAGCATTATCTGGGTGGGCGCGTATTTTGGCTTGCAGAGTATTTCTACCGGGCTTGCGATGCTTTCGTCGATAGAAATTTCTTTGTATGCACTTTCGATTGTTCCTTATACCATATTGCTTTTGTTTGCTGGCGCTTCGGACGGCAATAGGCATCCGCAGTACAAGATTTTTATCAATGAATTTGTGGTGATGACGCTGGCACCGGTTATCGCTCTTAGCCTCCACTATACAGGTTTTGATGATAAATTGGCGCTCCCAGTGGGCTTTTTTGCTTCGAACATGCTGGGTATTTTCGTCTATATCTTCTTGATTAATAAACAGTTTCCCGAAATTGAGTGGTTTACAAATAAATTTGTGCCGAAGGAACTGTTGAACTTTTCGATTCCTATCGGTTTTACTGAAATTATTGCTTCGTTCTTGCTCCGCGTGGATATGTGGATGGTGCTTGCTTTGCTTGGCCCTGAGGCTGTTGGCATATACGCAGTGATGGTCACTGTTTCGAACGGGCTAAAAACAATTCGCAGCAGCTATGACCCGATTTTGCAGCCCGTTGTGGCGGGAATGTCTAGGGAGCGTTTAAAAACGGATTTGAAACCGGTCTTTTCGTATTGCGTTTCTATGGTGACGATTATCCAATTGGCAATTGGCTTCTTTATTGTGTTGTTCCCTGAACAGACGATGATGATTGCCGGTAAGTCCTTTATTACTAAGGAAAATCCGGTGGCTGTTTTTGGAATTTTGATTATCGGCAACTTGATTAACGGTTTCTTTGGCTTGTCGGGTGCGGTGGTGACTGGGCTTGGCAAGAGTAAGTTTATGCTCATGATGAACATCGTTTCGCTTGTATTTGCGGTGACGATGAACCGTATTTGTATCCCGATCTTTGGCATTGCGGGGGCGGCTCTTTCTTGCATGTCGTATCAGGTGTTGCAGTGTATCTGGATGAATGCGTATCTTCGTCGAATGGGTTACTGGCCGTATCAAAAGAGTCTTATCATTCAGGGCATTTGGATTGTTTCGTTAGTGACTGTTTATATTGTTTTGAATACGGTGTTTTCTGCAACGCTTTTGTCCAAAGGTGTCTTTTATGGAGTTGTAATACTTCTGCTTCTGTTGACTTTCTGGAAACAGGGCCTTGCAAAAAAGAATTTATCTTCGGAAAAAAATTAG
- a CDS encoding UbiD family decarboxylase has protein sequence MYKSLEQALLDLEKAGMLKRVHAEVDPHLEMAEIARENFRQGGPALLFEHVKGSKFRAACNIFGSDERFNFLFRDGFEQTKAAVNFKANPVEFFKNALKSPKTLFKAARAGLASLPMRSGSIKDFEECSLQDLPQLVSWPLDGGAFITLPQVATRPSESASIMQTNVGMYRIQISGNEYIPNEECGLHYQIKRDIARHHQKAIEEGRPLKVSIFIGGPPSHTFAAVMPMPENLSELLFAGMLGNRRFRYFEYNGYLVSSDADFCILGELEPGLKPEGPFGDHIGYYSGKHDFPCMRVQKVLCKKNAIFPFTVVGRPPQEDTLFGKFIHKITKPMVPASLPGVYGLHAVDDAGVHPLCLALGSEAFRPYAGPEEREPMELLKTANALLGFNQASLTKYLLIAAKEDVEGNAVNKAANKAANNAAGLDVNNVPAFFTHILERIHFDRDLHFQTATTIDTLDYTGTSLNHGSKVVMAAAGLKCRELRNNPEDLKSLELPQEFSKATIVMPGVILLESSATFDASSKAEHFANLKAALARWEFRENYPWISIIDEGALNADNILSDFLWLTFTRSDPAQDIYGLDESICDKHWKCKAPLIIDARVKPQHQKQLTVPAEIKARAKQILKDIGD, from the coding sequence ATGTACAAGTCCCTCGAACAGGCCCTGCTGGATTTAGAAAAGGCGGGAATGCTCAAACGTGTTCACGCCGAGGTCGATCCGCATTTAGAAATGGCCGAAATCGCGAGGGAAAATTTTAGACAAGGCGGGCCGGCGCTGCTTTTTGAACATGTCAAAGGGAGCAAGTTCCGCGCAGCCTGTAACATTTTCGGAAGCGACGAACGATTCAATTTTTTGTTCCGTGACGGATTCGAGCAGACAAAAGCGGCTGTAAATTTCAAGGCAAATCCGGTCGAATTTTTTAAAAACGCGTTAAAATCGCCGAAAACGCTTTTCAAGGCCGCTCGCGCAGGGCTAGCATCGCTTCCAATGCGTTCGGGAAGCATCAAGGATTTTGAAGAATGCAGCTTGCAGGACTTGCCGCAGTTGGTCAGCTGGCCGCTAGACGGCGGAGCGTTCATCACGCTCCCGCAAGTCGCCACACGCCCAAGCGAAAGCGCAAGCATCATGCAAACGAACGTGGGCATGTACCGCATTCAAATTTCCGGGAACGAATACATTCCAAACGAAGAATGCGGACTGCATTACCAAATCAAGCGCGACATCGCCCGCCATCACCAAAAAGCCATTGAAGAAGGCCGACCGCTCAAGGTGAGCATTTTTATTGGCGGGCCTCCATCGCACACTTTTGCAGCCGTGATGCCCATGCCCGAAAACCTTTCGGAACTTTTGTTCGCAGGAATGCTCGGTAATCGCCGTTTCCGTTACTTTGAATACAATGGTTACCTTGTCTCTAGCGATGCTGATTTTTGTATTTTAGGAGAACTCGAACCCGGTTTAAAACCCGAAGGCCCCTTTGGAGACCACATCGGCTATTACTCCGGCAAACACGATTTTCCCTGCATGAGAGTCCAAAAAGTGCTCTGTAAAAAGAATGCCATTTTTCCGTTCACGGTTGTCGGGCGCCCGCCTCAAGAAGACACGCTGTTTGGGAAATTCATTCATAAAATCACGAAGCCAATGGTTCCCGCTTCGCTCCCGGGTGTTTACGGGCTCCATGCGGTCGATGATGCAGGCGTCCACCCGCTCTGCCTAGCGCTTGGTTCGGAAGCATTCCGCCCCTACGCAGGCCCAGAAGAACGCGAGCCGATGGAACTTTTAAAGACGGCTAATGCGTTGCTCGGATTCAACCAGGCAAGCCTCACCAAGTACCTGCTAATAGCAGCAAAAGAGGACGTTGAAGGGAATGCCGTTAATAAAGCAGCTAATAAAGCAGCAAATAATGCCGCAGGCCTCGATGTAAACAACGTACCCGCATTTTTTACGCACATTCTCGAACGCATCCATTTCGACCGCGATTTGCATTTCCAGACTGCAACAACCATTGACACGCTCGATTACACCGGCACAAGCCTCAACCACGGTTCCAAAGTCGTGATGGCCGCGGCAGGCTTGAAGTGCCGCGAACTCCGCAACAATCCAGAAGATTTAAAATCGCTCGAACTTCCACAGGAATTCTCAAAGGCAACAATCGTGATGCCAGGCGTTATCTTACTCGAAAGTTCCGCGACTTTCGACGCAAGCAGCAAAGCAGAACATTTCGCAAACCTCAAGGCGGCCCTCGCCCGCTGGGAATTCCGCGAAAACTACCCTTGGATTTCCATCATCGACGAAGGTGCGTTAAACGCAGACAACATATTGAGCGATTTTCTGTGGCTTACATTCACGCGTTCCGATCCGGCACAAGACATTTACGGATTAGACGAATCCATTTGCGACAAGCACTGGAAATGCAAAGCCCCATTGATTATTGATGCACGAGTCAAACCGCAGCATCAAAAACAATTGACTGTACCAGCCGAAATTAAAGCAAGAGCCAAACAAATTCTTAAAGATATTGGAGACTAA
- a CDS encoding amidophosphoribosyltransferase gives MGGFCGVISKEDCVCDLFYGTDYHSHLGTHRGGMAVLKSDGVFHRSIHNIQNTPFRSKFEHDLSHFSGKVGLGVISDTDPQPLVMTSKLGTFAIVTVGLITNIEEIKEELFRNNCMQLQFSTTSGMVGPTEVVSALIATQDSIIDGLKYVQDKVKGSCSVLIMDSQGRFYACRDKWGRTAIILGKKNGAMIALQESCALPNLGYEYVRDLGPGEVVELTPDGDTTLVEPRKKKAICSFLWVYYGYPASSYEGRNVEMTRYRCGSALAKRTPTEADAACGIPDSGTSHALGYAHEAGIKFARPFVKYTPTWARSFMPQDQRQREHVASMKLIPIPELIKDRRLVFCDDSIVRGTQLGKQAQKLYSMGCKETHMRIACPPLVYPCKFINFSRSKNEYDLITRRYIRDQEGENADLDKYTDPNGQPYKDMVEYIRNKLNLTSLAFQRIDDLIQAIGLPEEDLCTYCWTGKDYAETGDCYHCPCHCSECHDKEKDKE, from the coding sequence ATGGGCGGCTTTTGTGGTGTTATTTCCAAAGAAGATTGCGTTTGTGATCTCTTTTACGGAACCGACTACCATTCTCACCTCGGAACCCATCGCGGCGGTATGGCTGTTTTGAAATCAGATGGAGTTTTCCATCGCTCGATTCACAACATCCAGAACACTCCGTTCCGCAGCAAGTTCGAGCACGATCTTTCACATTTTTCCGGCAAGGTTGGCTTAGGCGTCATCTCCGACACGGATCCGCAGCCGCTCGTCATGACCTCCAAGCTGGGAACGTTCGCGATTGTGACTGTTGGTCTCATTACGAACATTGAAGAAATCAAGGAAGAACTCTTCCGCAACAATTGCATGCAGCTCCAGTTCTCGACGACGAGTGGAATGGTAGGACCGACCGAAGTGGTGTCGGCCCTTATTGCTACTCAGGATTCCATCATCGATGGTCTCAAGTACGTTCAGGACAAAGTCAAGGGCAGCTGCTCCGTGCTCATCATGGATAGCCAGGGCCGCTTCTACGCTTGCCGCGACAAGTGGGGCCGTACGGCAATTATCCTCGGCAAGAAGAATGGCGCTATGATTGCCTTGCAAGAAAGCTGCGCTCTTCCGAACCTTGGTTACGAATACGTTCGCGATCTTGGTCCAGGTGAAGTGGTTGAACTCACGCCGGATGGCGATACAACGCTTGTTGAACCGCGCAAGAAAAAGGCAATTTGTTCGTTCCTTTGGGTGTATTACGGTTACCCGGCCTCCAGTTACGAAGGACGCAATGTTGAAATGACTCGCTACCGTTGCGGTTCTGCTCTTGCCAAGCGCACCCCGACCGAAGCCGATGCCGCTTGCGGTATTCCGGATTCCGGCACGTCTCACGCTTTGGGTTATGCTCATGAAGCTGGCATCAAGTTTGCTCGCCCGTTCGTGAAGTACACTCCGACTTGGGCACGTTCCTTTATGCCGCAGGACCAGCGCCAGCGCGAACATGTCGCCTCGATGAAGCTCATCCCGATTCCGGAACTCATCAAGGACCGTCGCCTCGTTTTCTGCGATGACTCCATCGTTCGCGGAACACAGCTCGGTAAGCAAGCCCAGAAACTTTATTCGATGGGCTGCAAGGAAACGCACATGCGTATTGCTTGCCCGCCGCTCGTTTATCCGTGCAAGTTCATCAACTTCTCTCGCTCCAAGAATGAATACGACCTCATCACGCGCCGTTACATTCGCGACCAGGAAGGTGAAAACGCCGATCTCGACAAGTACACCGATCCGAATGGCCAGCCGTACAAGGACATGGTCGAATACATCCGCAATAAGCTGAACCTCACGTCGCTTGCGTTCCAGCGCATTGACGACTTGATCCAGGCTATCGGCCTCCCGGAAGAAGACCTTTGCACTTACTGCTGGACTGGCAAGGACTACGCCGAAACGGGTGACTGCTATCATTGCCCGTGCCATTGCAGTGAATGCCACGACAAGGAAAAGGATAAGGAATAA
- a CDS encoding DUF4912 domain-containing protein, which produces MTTKKNDEIVKKAATKAAPAKKATKATAKTAKPVAEASASAEDKAAKKPAAKAEKKTATKAAEQKVIAKVAKKPTAVAEKVAAKAAPAKKTVKTAKAADKAEASTKTAKVSKTAAKVSEKTAASASSATYVKAVKKVVKAVTKAKKVDVEVVETPAAKKAAKAAAPEALPQSFDAEYLVLMQKDPNWMQAFWDVSEKRINAAKKGKGKLVLRLFDISNDLTVKRKKKLKFHDIEVPADARSWYVENKVTQNCSAAIGVVSAGKFEPLVEAGPMQTFTLEGSEVNTDNIFVRASLGGAAIGGFGSSGLSSMSAKNWLESLSSSSGSMFSGALSSAALKSNKLELPKDTVNYGKDFFLWVKTRLIVYGGTRPDAHLQVRGEPFPLNPDGTFSFEEDLPDVTKIIPVFATDKDGDFPTTIVPIVVKRTE; this is translated from the coding sequence ATGACTACTAAGAAGAATGATGAAATTGTAAAGAAGGCCGCAACGAAGGCTGCTCCGGCCAAAAAGGCTACGAAGGCAACAGCGAAGACTGCAAAGCCTGTTGCAGAAGCTTCGGCAAGTGCTGAAGATAAGGCCGCAAAGAAGCCTGCTGCAAAGGCAGAAAAGAAGACGGCTACAAAGGCCGCCGAACAGAAGGTTATTGCTAAGGTGGCAAAGAAGCCTACTGCTGTGGCTGAAAAGGTTGCAGCAAAGGCTGCTCCTGCAAAGAAGACCGTGAAGACCGCTAAGGCTGCTGACAAAGCCGAAGCTTCGACCAAGACTGCAAAAGTTTCGAAAACTGCTGCGAAGGTTTCTGAAAAGACCGCTGCTTCGGCAAGCTCAGCAACCTATGTGAAAGCTGTGAAGAAAGTGGTGAAGGCCGTAACGAAGGCTAAGAAGGTCGATGTTGAAGTTGTAGAAACTCCGGCTGCAAAGAAGGCCGCCAAGGCCGCCGCTCCGGAAGCTCTTCCGCAATCTTTTGATGCCGAATACCTCGTGCTCATGCAAAAGGATCCGAACTGGATGCAAGCCTTCTGGGACGTTTCTGAAAAGAGAATCAATGCCGCAAAGAAAGGCAAGGGCAAGCTTGTTTTGCGCTTGTTTGACATTTCGAACGACCTCACGGTTAAGCGTAAAAAGAAACTCAAGTTCCACGATATCGAAGTTCCGGCAGATGCACGTAGCTGGTATGTCGAAAACAAGGTAACGCAAAATTGTTCGGCTGCAATTGGCGTTGTTTCTGCTGGCAAGTTCGAACCGCTCGTTGAAGCTGGTCCAATGCAGACGTTTACGCTCGAAGGTTCCGAAGTGAATACGGATAACATATTTGTTCGTGCTTCGCTTGGCGGTGCTGCTATTGGCGGCTTCGGCAGTTCTGGACTTTCCTCGATGTCTGCAAAGAACTGGCTTGAATCGCTTTCGAGTTCCTCGGGCTCCATGTTCTCGGGCGCACTTTCCAGTGCAGCTCTCAAGAGCAACAAGCTTGAACTCCCGAAGGATACAGTGAATTACGGCAAGGACTTCTTCTTGTGGGTGAAGACTCGCTTGATTGTTTACGGTGGCACGCGTCCGGACGCTCATTTGCAAGTGCGCGGCGAACCGTTCCCGCTGAATCCGGATGGCACTTTCAGCTTTGAAGAAGACCTCCCGGATGTCACAAAGATCATTCCTGTCTTTGCAACTGACAAGGATGGCGATTTCCCGACTACAATCGTTCCGATTGTCGTGAAACGCACGGAATAA
- a CDS encoding glycoside hydrolase family 57 protein: MAKPGKVHLLLHAHLPFVREPSYDRFLEENWFFEAMAETYLPIIQMLNRLEEKGVPGTLNFSVSSALLAMLTDCSLLDKFSRHLHKQLELLEREKVRLQNDSEKMEVVNFYYRRQIALINTWERDCNCEIVPALKRLVQIGKINLLTCVGTHPFLPAYQNDVEAIRLQLEITVRAFEEAFGKKPRGLWLPECGYFEGLDAILAEYGFKYFFLETHGVLLAKPAPKYGVFAPIKTPAGLYCFGREQSSSMEVWSRKTGYPGHPEYREFFKDIAHEREDEYLGDYFLAAGTHIETGLKYYRITGSEDKKIYRPWNALRLVEDHARLFVANREETVSNLLPNMDGNKVSILCPYDAELFGHWWFEGPLFIEKMFERAASSNVVEMASLEDSVPSLNVAGKVADPDVHAPIFSSWGEGGFGEVWMNDAVTFEYPLFFRMRAMMNDLKKRIHGAVRGSKVATVKRFLAQMARELVLFQASDWAFMIHNNSAADYARNRLNGHYENVCALYAEAVKAKPNLQLLKTLEQKNNLFPWIGECFTS; the protein is encoded by the coding sequence ATGGCGAAGCCCGGTAAAGTTCATCTTTTGCTTCACGCACATTTGCCTTTTGTGCGTGAACCCTCTTACGACCGGTTCTTGGAAGAGAACTGGTTTTTTGAGGCTATGGCAGAGACGTACTTGCCGATTATCCAGATGCTTAACCGCCTGGAAGAAAAGGGCGTGCCGGGCACTTTGAATTTTAGTGTATCGTCAGCACTTTTGGCGATGCTTACGGATTGTTCGCTTTTGGACAAATTCTCGCGTCATTTGCATAAACAACTTGAGTTGTTGGAGCGTGAGAAGGTCCGATTGCAGAATGATTCCGAAAAGATGGAGGTGGTGAATTTTTACTACCGCCGTCAAATTGCTTTAATCAATACGTGGGAGCGGGATTGCAATTGCGAAATTGTTCCTGCGCTTAAACGCTTGGTGCAGATTGGAAAAATCAACCTGCTCACTTGCGTTGGGACGCATCCATTTTTGCCTGCGTACCAGAACGATGTCGAAGCGATTCGGCTCCAATTAGAAATTACAGTTCGCGCTTTCGAAGAGGCTTTTGGCAAAAAGCCGCGTGGCTTGTGGCTGCCGGAATGTGGCTATTTTGAAGGCCTGGACGCCATCCTTGCAGAATACGGATTCAAGTATTTCTTCTTGGAAACGCATGGCGTACTGCTTGCAAAACCGGCGCCGAAGTATGGCGTTTTTGCGCCGATTAAGACGCCCGCAGGGCTTTATTGCTTTGGACGTGAACAGAGCAGTTCCATGGAAGTCTGGAGCCGCAAGACTGGGTACCCGGGGCATCCAGAGTATCGCGAGTTCTTCAAGGACATTGCGCACGAACGCGAAGATGAGTATTTAGGCGATTATTTCTTGGCGGCAGGAACGCACATCGAGACGGGACTCAAGTATTACCGCATCACGGGAAGCGAAGACAAGAAGATTTATCGCCCGTGGAATGCACTGCGGTTGGTCGAAGACCATGCGCGTTTGTTTGTTGCGAACCGCGAAGAGACTGTTTCGAATTTGCTCCCGAATATGGATGGCAACAAGGTCTCGATACTTTGCCCGTACGATGCGGAACTTTTTGGACACTGGTGGTTTGAAGGTCCGCTGTTCATCGAAAAGATGTTTGAACGGGCGGCAAGCTCGAATGTTGTCGAGATGGCTTCGCTCGAAGATTCTGTGCCGTCGTTGAATGTTGCGGGTAAAGTCGCAGATCCTGATGTTCATGCGCCGATTTTCTCGTCGTGGGGCGAGGGCGGTTTTGGCGAAGTTTGGATGAACGATGCCGTGACTTTTGAATACCCGCTGTTCTTTAGAATGCGCGCGATGATGAACGATTTGAAAAAGCGTATTCATGGGGCAGTGCGCGGTTCAAAGGTTGCAACCGTGAAACGATTCTTAGCGCAGATGGCGCGCGAACTCGTGTTATTCCAAGCATCTGACTGGGCGTTCATGATTCATAATAATTCGGCTGCGGATTACGCGCGTAACCGTTTGAACGGACATTATGAAAATGTCTGTGCGCTTTATGCCGAGGCTGTCAAGGCAAAGCCGAATTTGCAATTGCTTAAAACGTTAGAACAAAAGAATAACTTGTTCCCGTGGATCGGGGAATGTTTTACGTCGTAG
- a CDS encoding glycosyltransferase family 32 protein — protein sequence MIPKKIHYIWLSNDPLPHLAQLCIESWKRHCPDYEIIHWDMAKCQKIIDTVPFVREAVEQSKWAFASDYIRLYAVATEGGIYLDSDVYLYRSFDELLDNRYFTNIEFTSHFKRNKSWKLLNEDGTKKNKDLIPIPGLALQAAIFGGEANHPFLKKCMSYYENQKFILPNGKLNIDNISPCVYAHTAIGFGFVYKNQLQHLDEGMTIYSSKIFLPSCDEVDYKPLAIHVTSGSWRPFSHRIVRFFRRLPLILVKAFKKKITIDDVLNSYESKKAISIQE from the coding sequence ATGATACCTAAGAAAATACATTACATTTGGCTTTCCAATGATCCACTTCCGCATTTGGCTCAGCTTTGCATAGAAAGCTGGAAACGTCATTGTCCCGATTACGAAATTATCCATTGGGATATGGCGAAATGCCAAAAGATTATCGACACGGTTCCCTTTGTGCGTGAAGCGGTGGAACAATCGAAGTGGGCGTTTGCAAGCGATTATATCCGTCTTTACGCAGTAGCCACGGAAGGTGGAATTTATTTAGATAGTGATGTTTATCTGTACCGCAGTTTTGACGAGCTTTTGGACAATCGCTATTTTACGAATATTGAGTTTACATCACATTTCAAGAGAAATAAGTCTTGGAAATTGCTGAATGAAGATGGCACGAAAAAGAATAAGGATTTGATTCCGATTCCGGGACTTGCTTTGCAGGCGGCAATTTTTGGCGGCGAAGCGAATCATCCGTTCCTTAAAAAGTGCATGTCTTATTACGAAAATCAAAAGTTCATATTGCCGAATGGCAAGTTGAATATAGACAATATTTCGCCTTGCGTTTATGCCCATACGGCAATAGGTTTTGGCTTTGTCTATAAAAATCAGTTACAGCACTTGGACGAGGGAATGACCATCTATTCGAGCAAAATCTTTTTGCCAAGTTGTGATGAAGTTGACTACAAGCCGCTTGCTATTCACGTGACAAGTGGGAGCTGGAGACCGTTCTCGCATCGCATTGTGCGTTTCTTTAGACGTTTGCCGCTTATTTTGGTGAAAGCCTTTAAGAAAAAAATTACGATTGATGATGTCTTGAATAGCTATGAATCTAAAAAAGCTATAAGTATTCAGGAATGA